The following proteins come from a genomic window of Natronosalvus vescus:
- a CDS encoding NAD(P)/FAD-dependent oxidoreductase, translating to MDVLVLGAGYAGLTLTRLLEREIPDDVDITLVDESPAHLIQHELHRAIRRPDVADEITIPLADAVDRAAVRTARVESVDTDDRSVHLESTDETLEYDVCAICLGAETAFHGLETVREHAIPLKRLHHAEMIRERTLESLERYHAGETAHLVVGGAGLSGIQVAGELAAVLEEDGIDLASTDRASVTLLEQFDTVAPSFPPEFQRAVTDTLEGQGVTLRPNATVIGADARSVTVELSGDGRQSETLPADVLVWTGGIRGPAALDGERPVVRRDLRLEDRTFVVGDAARVVDTHGEAVPASAQSAVREARAVAENVARLVDYEREGGLFEPRLEGFRFESPGWLVSVGDDAVAQVGPSVFTGNAAKALKTTVGVGYLSSVGAIREAVDLVQREFVEDAERGDSSSRR from the coding sequence ATGGACGTCCTCGTACTCGGCGCAGGATACGCCGGGCTGACACTCACGCGGCTCCTCGAGCGTGAGATTCCGGACGACGTCGACATTACCCTGGTCGATGAGTCCCCAGCCCATCTGATCCAGCACGAACTCCACCGAGCGATCCGCCGACCTGATGTGGCAGACGAGATCACGATCCCACTGGCGGACGCGGTCGACCGAGCGGCCGTCCGAACTGCTCGCGTCGAGAGTGTTGACACGGACGACCGATCTGTCCACCTCGAGTCCACGGACGAAACGCTCGAATACGACGTGTGTGCCATCTGTCTCGGCGCCGAAACCGCCTTCCACGGCCTCGAGACCGTCCGCGAGCACGCGATCCCGCTGAAACGACTCCATCACGCCGAAATGATTCGGGAGCGAACGCTCGAGTCTCTGGAACGATATCACGCGGGTGAAACCGCCCACCTCGTCGTCGGCGGTGCCGGTCTCTCCGGGATCCAGGTCGCCGGCGAACTCGCCGCCGTGCTCGAGGAGGACGGAATCGATCTCGCATCCACCGACCGGGCATCGGTCACGCTCCTGGAACAGTTCGACACCGTTGCCCCGTCGTTCCCGCCCGAATTCCAGCGCGCGGTAACTGACACGCTCGAAGGCCAGGGTGTCACCCTTCGACCGAATGCGACCGTGATTGGGGCGGATGCGAGATCAGTCACTGTCGAGCTATCAGGTGATGGGAGGCAGTCGGAGACGCTGCCGGCAGACGTCCTCGTCTGGACTGGGGGCATCCGCGGCCCGGCGGCCCTCGACGGCGAGCGACCGGTCGTCAGACGCGACCTTCGTCTCGAAGATCGCACGTTCGTCGTCGGTGACGCCGCACGCGTCGTCGACACCCACGGTGAAGCTGTCCCGGCGAGCGCCCAATCGGCGGTCAGGGAGGCCCGCGCCGTCGCGGAAAACGTCGCCCGACTCGTCGACTACGAGCGCGAAGGCGGCCTGTTCGAGCCGCGACTCGAAGGCTTTCGATTCGAGTCTCCCGGCTGGCTCGTCTCGGTGGGTGACGACGCGGTCGCCCAGGTTGGCCCATCGGTGTTCACCGGCAACGCGGCGAAGGCCCTCAAAACGACCGTCGGCGTCGGTTACCTCTCCTCGGTCGGTGCGATCCGGGAGGCAGTCGACCTCGTCCAGCGGGAGTTCGTCGAGGACGCCGAGCGGGGCGACTCTTCCTCGAGACGGTAA
- the mvaD gene encoding phosphomevalonate decarboxylase MvaD produces MKATAMAHPIQGLIKYHGMRDDIERLPYHDSISVCTAPSHTRTTVEFSMDYDEDVYVVDGEELEGRGFERLEAVVDKARNMSDAAHTVYPVRIESENSFPSNVGLGSSSSGFAAAARALAEAAELDASLQDISTIARVGSASAARSVTGAFSQLYTGLNDEDCRSRRVPSNLHEELKIVVGLVPYHKETEDAHDEAADSHMFQARNAHIHGQIAKMRDALRNDDFDRAFELAEHDSLSLAATTMTGPEGWVYWQPATLAIFNKVRELREEEDIPAYFSTDTGASVYVNTTEEHAETVEEAIAETGVSTTTWGVGGPARLLEDEDDHLF; encoded by the coding sequence ATGAAAGCGACGGCGATGGCCCACCCGATCCAGGGTCTCATCAAGTACCACGGGATGCGCGACGACATCGAGCGACTCCCGTATCACGACAGCATCAGCGTCTGCACCGCGCCGAGTCACACCCGCACCACCGTCGAGTTCTCGATGGACTACGACGAGGACGTCTACGTCGTCGACGGCGAGGAACTCGAGGGTCGCGGCTTCGAGCGCCTCGAGGCGGTCGTCGACAAGGCGCGCAACATGTCCGACGCGGCTCACACCGTCTACCCCGTCCGCATCGAGAGCGAGAACAGCTTCCCTTCGAACGTCGGCCTCGGCTCGTCGTCGTCCGGCTTCGCGGCGGCCGCTAGAGCCCTCGCGGAGGCCGCGGAACTCGACGCCTCCCTCCAGGACATCTCGACCATCGCCCGCGTCGGCTCGGCGTCGGCCGCGCGTTCGGTGACCGGGGCGTTCTCCCAGCTGTACACCGGCCTGAACGACGAGGACTGTCGGTCCCGACGCGTCCCGAGCAACCTCCACGAGGAGCTGAAGATCGTCGTCGGCCTCGTTCCGTACCACAAGGAGACCGAGGACGCCCACGACGAGGCCGCGGACAGCCACATGTTCCAGGCGCGAAACGCCCACATCCACGGCCAGATCGCGAAGATGCGCGACGCCCTCCGCAACGACGACTTCGACCGGGCGTTCGAACTCGCGGAACACGATTCGCTGTCGCTGGCGGCGACGACGATGACCGGCCCCGAGGGCTGGGTGTACTGGCAACCCGCCACGCTGGCCATCTTCAACAAGGTTCGCGAACTCCGCGAGGAAGAAGACATCCCGGCGTACTTCTCGACAGATACCGGTGCCAGCGTCTACGTCAACACCACCGAGGAACACGCCGAAACGGTCGAGGAGGCCATCGCCGAGACCGGCGTCTCGACCACCACGTGGGGCGTCGGCGGCCCAGCGCGGTTACTCGAGGACGAGGACGACCACCTGTTCTAG